From the genome of Blastocatellia bacterium, one region includes:
- the uvrB gene encoding excinuclease ABC subunit UvrB, protein MSFRLVTDFQPRGDQPEAIEALVRGIEAGKRFQVLMGITGSGKTFSISKVIERVNRPVLVMAHNKTLAAQLYQEFKRFFPHNAVEYFVSYYDYYQPEAYIPATDTYIEKEAIINEDIDRLRMSATRSLFERRDVIIVASVSCIYGLGDPSEYYGMLLWIERGQHLSRTDLLRSLVELQYERNDLEFRRGTFRVRGDVVEVYPVDRDLAVRIELWGDEVDALSTIDPLLGEVIERHERIAIFPKTHYVTRRDVLRRAMRTIREELEWWRPQLEARGKLIEAQRIHERTLYDLEMLKEFGYCRGIENYSRHLTGRQPGEPPPTLLDYLPKDALIIVDESHQTIPQIRGMYNGDRSRKETLVEYGFRLPSALDNRPLMFEEWEARVGQVIFVSATPGDYELQQTRGEVIEQVVRPTGLLDPEVEVRPVRGQIDDLLEEIRQRVARGERVLVTTLTKKMAEDLCDYYTELGIRVRYLHSEIDTLERVKILRDLRRGDFDVLVGVNLLREGLDLPEVSLVAILDADKEGFLRSARSLIQTIGRCARNVNAKAILYADKITDSMEQAIRETRRRRAKQQEYNRKHGITPQTIVKPIEETLVTIIEADYFRVPLEEEIETPDPATLEERIKQLEDEMRQAARELKFERAAELRDKIKHLKTRLLEVPLT, encoded by the coding sequence ATGAGCTTTCGCCTGGTCACGGACTTTCAACCGCGCGGAGATCAGCCCGAAGCCATCGAGGCCCTCGTGCGGGGCATCGAGGCGGGTAAACGCTTCCAGGTCCTCATGGGCATTACCGGATCGGGCAAAACCTTCTCCATCTCCAAAGTGATCGAACGGGTCAACCGTCCCGTGCTCGTGATGGCCCACAATAAGACGCTGGCCGCCCAGCTCTACCAGGAGTTCAAGAGGTTTTTCCCGCACAACGCGGTGGAGTACTTCGTCAGCTACTACGACTATTATCAGCCGGAGGCTTACATTCCCGCCACCGACACCTACATCGAAAAAGAGGCCATCATCAACGAGGATATTGATCGGCTGCGGATGTCAGCGACGCGGTCGCTGTTCGAACGTCGGGATGTCATCATCGTGGCCAGCGTCTCCTGCATTTACGGACTCGGCGATCCCAGCGAGTACTACGGGATGCTGCTCTGGATCGAGCGGGGCCAGCATCTGTCGCGCACCGATTTGCTGCGGAGCCTCGTCGAGTTGCAATACGAACGCAACGACCTCGAATTTCGTCGAGGGACCTTCCGCGTGCGGGGAGACGTGGTTGAAGTCTATCCGGTGGATCGAGACCTGGCGGTGCGCATCGAACTCTGGGGCGATGAGGTGGATGCTCTCTCGACGATTGATCCGCTGCTCGGCGAGGTCATCGAACGTCACGAGCGCATCGCCATCTTCCCCAAGACGCACTACGTCACCCGACGCGATGTCCTCCGCCGGGCGATGCGCACGATTCGGGAGGAGCTGGAATGGTGGCGACCGCAACTGGAGGCGCGAGGCAAATTGATCGAAGCGCAACGGATTCACGAGCGCACGCTCTATGACCTGGAGATGCTCAAAGAGTTCGGCTACTGTCGCGGGATCGAGAACTACTCGCGGCACCTGACGGGACGCCAACCCGGGGAACCACCCCCCACGCTGCTCGATTATTTGCCCAAGGACGCGCTCATCATCGTGGACGAGAGCCACCAGACCATTCCCCAGATTCGCGGCATGTATAACGGGGATCGGTCGCGCAAAGAGACGCTCGTCGAGTACGGCTTTCGCCTCCCCAGTGCGCTCGATAACCGCCCGCTCATGTTTGAAGAGTGGGAAGCTCGCGTCGGCCAGGTCATCTTCGTCTCGGCTACTCCCGGCGATTACGAACTCCAACAGACCCGGGGCGAAGTCATCGAGCAGGTCGTTCGCCCGACGGGACTGCTCGATCCCGAGGTCGAAGTGCGACCGGTTCGGGGACAAATTGATGACCTGCTCGAAGAGATCCGTCAGCGCGTCGCTCGCGGCGAGCGCGTGCTCGTCACCACCCTGACCAAGAAAATGGCCGAAGACCTCTGCGATTATTACACCGAATTGGGCATCCGCGTGCGCTACCTGCATTCGGAGATTGATACGCTGGAGCGGGTGAAGATCCTGCGCGATTTGCGTCGAGGAGATTTCGACGTGCTGGTGGGAGTGAACCTTCTGCGCGAAGGGCTCGATCTGCCCGAAGTGTCACTGGTGGCCATCCTCGATGCCGACAAGGAAGGATTCCTGCGCTCGGCGCGCTCGCTCATTCAAACGATCGGACGGTGCGCCCGCAACGTCAACGCCAAGGCCATTCTCTACGCCGACAAAATCACCGACTCGATGGAGCAGGCCATCCGCGAGACGCGCCGCCGTCGGGCAAAACAGCAGGAATATAACCGAAAGCACGGCATCACGCCCCAGACGATTGTCAAACCCATCGAGGAGACCCTGGTGACGATCATCGAAGCCGATTACTTCCGCGTCCCGCTGGAGGAGGAGATCGAAACGCCCGATCCCGCCACGCTCGAAGAACGGATCAAACAGCTCGAAGACGAAATGCGCCAGGCCGCGCGGGAGTTGAAATTTGAACGCGCCGCCGAATTGCGCGATAAGATTAAGCATCTCAAAACCCGTCTCCTGGAAGTCCCTCTCACCTGA
- the purD gene encoding phosphoribosylamine--glycine ligase, which yields MKVLVIGSGGREHALVWAAARSRDVQELFCAPGNGGISQMATCLPADVSRPSELADLAERCRADLTLVGPELPLVRGIVDEFARRSLPIVGPTAEAARLEGSKAFAKEFMARHGIPTARFTVCDSVQAAREAIASGRFDFPLVIKADGLAAGKGVLITWDRADAERAVDQIMVEKIFGSAGDRLVIEEYLSGRECTFLLFTDGETLAPMPAARDYKRAFDNDLGPNTGGMGAISAPGLMDEALAQEILDSIAWPTIRAAAREGFPYRGILYLGLMLTREGPRVLEYNARLGDPEAQVVLPRLETDLLEVCQAILEGELARLPLVWRDDAVVCVVVASGGYPGHYQVGFPINGLAKAERLPQVVIFHAGTRRTDDGRFLTSGGRVLGVTARGATVAEARERAYQAVSLILFERMHYRRDIGR from the coding sequence ATGAAGGTTCTCGTCATCGGTTCAGGTGGGCGCGAGCACGCTCTGGTGTGGGCTGCGGCGCGATCCCGGGATGTGCAGGAGCTGTTCTGTGCGCCGGGCAACGGCGGGATCAGTCAGATGGCGACCTGCCTGCCGGCGGATGTGAGTCGTCCCTCAGAACTGGCCGATCTGGCCGAGCGCTGTCGGGCCGATCTCACCCTGGTGGGACCGGAGCTTCCGCTTGTTCGCGGCATTGTGGACGAATTCGCTCGCCGTTCGCTCCCTATCGTCGGGCCCACCGCGGAAGCGGCCCGGCTCGAAGGGAGCAAAGCGTTCGCCAAGGAATTCATGGCGCGTCACGGGATTCCCACGGCCCGCTTCACCGTTTGTGACTCCGTGCAAGCGGCTCGGGAAGCGATCGCCTCCGGCCGTTTCGATTTCCCCCTGGTCATCAAGGCCGATGGACTGGCAGCGGGAAAGGGCGTCCTCATCACCTGGGACCGAGCCGATGCCGAACGCGCCGTGGATCAGATCATGGTGGAGAAAATCTTCGGCTCGGCGGGCGATCGTCTGGTCATCGAAGAGTATCTCAGCGGACGCGAATGCACCTTTTTGCTTTTCACCGATGGAGAGACTCTGGCCCCCATGCCGGCGGCGCGGGACTATAAGCGGGCCTTTGATAACGATCTGGGTCCCAACACGGGCGGTATGGGAGCCATCTCCGCTCCCGGTCTCATGGACGAGGCGCTCGCTCAGGAGATTCTCGATTCAATTGCGTGGCCCACTATTCGCGCGGCCGCGCGGGAAGGTTTCCCCTACAGGGGAATTCTCTACCTCGGTCTGATGCTGACGCGTGAGGGTCCGCGCGTGCTGGAATACAATGCCCGGCTGGGGGATCCCGAGGCGCAAGTCGTCCTCCCTCGGTTGGAAACGGATCTGCTGGAGGTGTGCCAGGCGATCCTCGAAGGGGAATTGGCCCGATTGCCGCTTGTCTGGCGCGATGACGCTGTCGTGTGTGTCGTGGTGGCGTCGGGAGGGTATCCCGGACACTACCAGGTCGGGTTCCCCATCAACGGATTGGCCAAGGCCGAACGTCTCCCCCAGGTTGTCATCTTTCATGCCGGCACCAGGCGCACGGATGACGGGCGCTTTCTCACCTCGGGCGGGCGCGTGCTCGGCGTGACAGCGCGAGGGGCGACCGTCGCGGAGGCTCGCGAACGGGCATATCAGGCCGTGTCCCTCATCCTCTTTGAGAGGATGCACTACCGCCGGGATATTGGTCGTTAA